One genomic window of Quercus lobata isolate SW786 chromosome 9, ValleyOak3.0 Primary Assembly, whole genome shotgun sequence includes the following:
- the LOC115961499 gene encoding UDP-glycosyltransferase 83A1-like: MQNIIFEYYSSRVTHYVKQCNWLLSNSFHELDSLACDLIPGIKPVGPLLLGNQLSNYVGSFWPQNSTCLCWLDKQPVGLVIYVAFGSLAIFRQQQFDELVLGLELIGKPFLWVVGSDITDGALAEFLLVFRTRLNDRGMIVEWAPQEKVLDHPSIACFLSLCGWNSTLEGISIGVRFLCWPFFIDQLHNRCYICDVWMIGLGLTPDENGFITRNEIKTKIETLLSDDGIKTNALKLKKMAKTSVTEGGSSFKNFESFIEQLKH; encoded by the coding sequence ATGcaaaacattatttttgaatattattcTTCAAGAGTGACCCATTATGTGAAACAATGCAACTGGCTTCTCAGTAACTCATTTCATGAACTTGACTCACTGGCCTGCGATTTAATTCCTGGGATCAAACCTGTTGGCCCATTACTTTTGGGCAATCAATTAAGCAATTATGTTGGAAGCTTTTGGCCTCAGAATTCAACTTGTCTATGTTGGCTTGATAAACAACCTGTGGGTTTAGTCATTTATGTTGCTTTTGGTAGCTTAGCAATCTTCAGGCAGCAACAGTTTGATGAACTAGTACTTGGTCTTGAACTCATAGGCAAGCCATTTTTGTGGGTTGTTGGATCAGACATAACAGATGGAGCACTTGCTGAATTCTTGCTTGTGTTTAGAACAAGACTAAATGATCGTGGAATGATTGTTGAATGGGCACCTCAAGAGAAGGTGTTAGACCATCCTTCTATTGCATGTTTTCTAAGCCTTTGTGGATGGAATTCAACCTTGGAGGGTATAAGCATAGGAGTCCGATTTCTATGTTGGCCTTTCTTTATAGACCAATTACATAATAGGTGTTACATATGTGATGTTTGGATGATTGGTTTAGGGTTAACCCCAGATGAAAATGGGTTCATCACGAGGaatgaaatcaaaacaaaaatagaaacacTGCTCTCTGATGATGGTATAAAAACAAATGCACTGAAGCTAAAGAAAATGGCCAAAACGAGTGTAACTGAAGGTGGATCCTCTTTTAAGAATTTCGAAAGCTTTATTGAACAATTAAAGCATTAA
- the LOC115961500 gene encoding uncharacterized protein LOC115961500: MHMAQDMQMMKDKMDMMMNTMRGQVSTNLNKLVQQTDSPFIAQVTSFPLPTKFRMLQVEAYNGSQDPLDHLESFKTLMHLQRIPDKIMCRAFATTLKGPARVWFSKLTPNTVSTFKELSGHFVTHFIEGKRYKRSSKNLLNIKQWEDESLRSYVTRFNKEALLIDKTDDKVLVIAFTNGLQLGKFLFSIYKNNPKTMANMLYKATKYKNAEDAMIFQGGKPKKRERQDYPRPDRGRKSTQMSDRKDDRRSRPPPGRTINFTPLNTPLDQVLMQIKDDAALTWPDKLKGNPNKRPRNKYYRFHRDHGHDTSKCYDLKQHIEVLIKQGKLLQFIRGKENPPRDPEPN, encoded by the coding sequence ATGCACATGGCTCAAGACATGCAGATGATGAAGGACAAAATGGACATGATGATGAACACCATGAGGGGACAAGTATCCACCAACCTAAACAAGCTAGTTCAGCAGACAGACTCACCTTTTATAGCACAGGTAACTTCTTTCCCCCTTCCAACCAAGTTCCGGATGTTGCAAGTGGAAGCATACAATGGGTCACAGGACCCACTCGACCATTTGGAGTCATTCAAGACCCTTATGCACCTACAAAGGATTCCAGATAAGATTATGTGCAGGGCATTCGCCACTACGCTCAAAGGACCAGCAAGAGTATGGTTCAGCAAACTGACCCCCAACACCGTCTCTACCTTCAAGGAGTTGAGCGGACACTTTGTCACCCACTTTATCGAAGGGAAGAGGTACAAGAGGTCCTCAAAAAACCTATTGAACATTAAGCAATGGGAAGACGAAAGCCTGAGGTCATACGTGACTCGTTTCAACAAGGAGGCCCTTTTGATTGACAAGACTGACGACAAAGTTTTGGTCATCGCGTTCACCAATGGACTCCAATTAGGAAAGTTCCTCTTCTCCATCTACAAGAACAACCCGAAGACAATGGCCAACATGCTATATAAGGCTACGAAGTATAAGAATGCTGAGGACGCCATGATTTTCCAAGGGGGCAAAccaaagaaaagggaaagacaAGACTATCCCCGTCCCGACAGAGGAAGAAAGTCTACCCAAATGAGTGACCGAAAGGACGATAGGAGATCAAGACCTCCTCCCGGAAGGACTATCAACTTCACCCCACTAAATACCCCACTTGACCAAGTCCTCATGCAGATAAAAGACGACGCGGCATTGACTTGGCCAGACAAGCTAAAGGGCAATCCAAATAAAAGGCCTAGAAACAAGTATTACCGTTTCCACCGAGATCATGGGCACGACACTTCCAAATGTTATGACCTAAAGCAGCATATAGAAGTCCTCATCAAGCAAGGAAAATTACTGCAATTTATCAGAGGCAAAGAGAACCCGCCAAGGGACCCCGAACCCAACTGA